From the genome of Argentina anserina chromosome 4, drPotAnse1.1, whole genome shotgun sequence, one region includes:
- the LOC126791560 gene encoding transcription factor MUTE, with the protein MSHIAVERNRRKQMNEHLKVLRTLTPCFYIKRGDQASIIGGVIDFIKELHQVLQSLESNKRRRKSLSPSPNPSPTQPLLLLPPTPPPQLDQSPKFNFGLIDQNHDRAIKELGACCNSPVADVEAKLSGSNVVLKIISRRIPGQVVKIISVLERSSFEVLHLNISSMEDTVLYSFVVKIGLECQLSVEELVLEVQQSLRSDTA; encoded by the exons ATGTCTCACATAGCTGTGGAGAGAAACAGAAGGAAACAGATGAACGAGCACCTCAAAGTTCTACGCACTTTAACCCCATGTTTCTACATCAAAAGG GGAGACCAAGCATCAATCATAGGGGGTGTGATAGATTTCATCAAGGAGTTGCATCAAGTTTTGCAGTCTTTGGAATCTAATAAACGGAGGAGGAAGAGCCTAAGCCCTAGCCCTAATCCAAGTCCGACACAGCCACTGCTACTACTGCCACCGACTCCGCCACCCCAACTTGATCAAAGCCCTAAATTCAATTTTGGGCTGATCGATCAAAATCATGACCGTGCGATCAAAGAACTAGGAGCATGCTGCAACTCTCCGGTGGCAGACGTCGAAGCGAAACTCTCAGGGTCCAACGTCGTGTTGAAGATAATATCCAGGCGAATTCCAGGTCAAGTTGTGAAGATAATAAGTGTGCTGGAGAGGTCTTCATTtgaggtccttcatctcaacaTAAGTAGCATGGAAGACACTGTCTTATACTCTTTCGTCGTCAAG ATAGGACTGGAGTGTCAGTTGAGCGTAGAGGAACTAGTTCTTGAAGTTCAACAGAGTTTGCGCTCGGACACTGCTTAA